A genome region from Bemisia tabaci chromosome 3, PGI_BMITA_v3 includes the following:
- the LOC140223756 gene encoding bifunctional peptidase and arginyl-hydroxylase JMJD5-like produces the protein MYAAASLLKSIAIVNSLSSVEDEKDIKGPLQNSLKSADMGLLLGADFREELTNIAHILSSTLHTDSSNQSPQAISIEKEAGSFNPTNQIHYNELTVLECPSMEFFHFHHFKPRIPVKISGCMSHWPALKKWRDVSYFQQLAGSRTVPVELGSNYLESNWSQSLMTLSTFIDKYINCESSSPISENATPTIGYLAQHQLFDQIPELKKDIFEPEYCCLMENPDIDPEGTDVNAWFGPKGTVSPLHYDPKHNLLCQVVGTKQVVLFSPEDSSNVYPHEGTLVSNSAMVDPENPDFEKFPKFQEATGYTCLLKAGEMLYIPPKWWHHVRSLSTSFSVSFWWM, from the exons ATGTATGCTGCAGCGTCTCTGCTGAAA TCCATTGCAATTGTCAACTCTTTATCAAGTGTTGAAGATGAGAAGGATATCAAAGGACctcttcaaaattctctgaagtCTGCGGACATGGGTCTTTTGCTCGGTGCTGATTTTCGCGAAGAATTGACTAACATTGCCCATATTCTATCATCTACTCTTCATACTG actCTTCAAATCAGTCACCTCAAGCAATTTCCATTGAAAAAGAAGCAGGCAGCTTTAATCCAACAAACCAAATCCATTACAATGAGCTCACTGTTTTGGAATGTCCCTCCAtggaattttttcactttcatcaCTTCAAACCACGCATCCCTGTTAAAATCTCAG GTTGTATGTCTCATTGGCCAGCATTGAAAAAATGGCGCGATGTGTCTTACTTCCAACAACTCGCAGGGTCAAGAACTGTCCCTGTGGAGTTGGGCTCAAATTACTTGGAATCTAATTGGTCACAAAGTCTAATGACATTAAGTACATTTATTGATAAATACATCAACTGCGAATCATCCTCCCCTATTTCCGAAAATGCCACACCAACAATAGGCTATCTTGCACAGCATCAGTTATTTGATCAG ATTCCAGAACTGAAGAAAGATATTTTTGAACCAGAATATTGCTGTTTAATGGAAAATCCAGACATTGACCCAGAAGGGACCGATGTAAATGCTTGGTTTGGACCCAAAGGAACTGTGTCTCCCTTGCATTATGACCCAAAACATAATCTTCTGTGTCAG GTGGTTGGAACCAAGCAAGTCGTTTTATTTTCGCCGGAGGATAGTAGCAATGTTTACCCCCACGAAGGCACCTTGGTGTCAAATTCTGCCATGGTGGATcctgaaaatccagattttgaaaaattcccaaAGTTTCAGGAAGCTACTGGTTATACATGCCTTTTAAAAGCAG GTGAGATGTTGTACATTCCTCCAAAGTGGTGGCACCATGTTAGATCACTGTCCACAAGTTTTTCTGTCAGTTTCTGGTGGATGTAG
- the LOC140223701 gene encoding uncharacterized protein encodes MTDLIRADLHPLADADWRKDCREQLNLHGVLVLRQFLKPEVLQTIIDEGNTLSHLAYRTVNNHNVYLMKPDETYSADHPRNREVLSTKSCITDDIIPISSPLRQLYNDTLFKSFLCDVLGEKKLYPYADPLSSINLHYAADGQELGWHFDNSSFAVTLLVQKPRAGGLFQYVRDLRNANADDMNYNGVAAVLENRHSVSSLAIEAGDLVLFRGQNSLHRVTPTKGDITRMLVVLAYNTKPDVALSESARMTFYGRV; translated from the coding sequence ATGACTGATTTGATTCGCGCGGATTTGCATCCGCTGGCTGATGCTGACTGGCGAAAAGATTGCCGAGAACAACTCAACCTCCATGGAGTGCTGGTATTGCGCCAATTTTTAAAACCAGAAGTACTTCAAACTATCATTGATGAGGGAAATACCCTTTCCCATTTAGCTTATCGAACTGTAAACAATCATAATGTGTATTTAATGAAACCTGATGAGACATATAGTGCTGACCACCCAAGAAATCGTGAGGTACTGAGCACCAAAAGCTGTATCACTGATGATATAATTCCCATTAGTTCACCTCTCCGTCAGCTTTATAATGATACTCTTTTTAAAAGCTTCCTTTGTGATGTGCTGGGTGAGAAAAAACTGTACCCATACGCTGATCCTCTCTCATCAATCAATCTCCATTATGCGGCAGATGGTCAGGAATTGGGTTGGCACTTTGATAATTCTTCTTTTGCAGTCACCCTTCTGGTACAAAAACCGCGCGCTGGCGGTCTATTCCAGTATGTCAGAGACTTACGCAATGCGAATGCTGATGATATGAACTACAATGGTGTTGCGGCAGTGTTAGAAAATCGTCACTCAGTCAGTTCACTTGCCATTGAAGCAGGAGATCTAGTACTATTCCGCGGCCAAAATTCATTGCATCGGGTTACACCAACCAAAGGCGACATAACTCGTATGCTTGTAGTATTGGCATATAATACCAAACCAGATGTAGCCTTGTCAGAATCTGCAAGGATGACGTTTTATGGGCGGGTCTAA
- the LOC109042925 gene encoding leucine-rich melanocyte differentiation-associated protein isoform X1 translates to MPVTETFSCTFRYALELEIINKLGVPKQTLKPAVCKPGTSSSHICFTVHIHSKSGTNAKLSYVGQDVHKIPSVLSKLYGSRVHELDLSYNCLTSLSQLEHFPHLTELILDNNQLGDSITFPYMNFLHTLSLNKNNITDLESFLRKVELNLPNLRYLSLLGNVACPNQLSSIEKDEVDYQRYRYYVLHHLPQLQFLDSRPVSQQERQEAAQRGQFMKVVRPLDQKYVEEVTTDGILYTPLPSGRREAEDHQGVYGKCVYRYAGAHSEGNRFIQNNDL, encoded by the exons ATGCCCGTTACGGAGACCTTTTCTTGTACCTTTCGTTATGCGCTAGAACTTGAAATTATCAACAAGCTTGGCGTTCCAAAACAGACTTTAAAACCTGCTGTTTGTAAACCTGGTACATCATCTTCCCATATCTGTTTTACTGTCCACATTCACAGTAAATCAGGCACAAATGCGAAG CTGAGTTATGTTGGTCAAGATGTCCACAAGATTCCATCTGTTTTATCAAAACTTTATGGGTCCAGAGTTCACGAGTTGGATCTCAGCTACAATTGTCTGACTTCTCTGAGCCAACTTGAGCATTTTCCTCATTTGACTGAACTCATCCTTGATAATAATCAGCTTGGTGATAGCATCACTTTCCCCTACATGAACTTCCTCCATACACTATCTCTCAACAAAAACAAT ATTACAGACCTAGAATCATTCCTGCGGAAAGTTGAACTTAATTTGCCGAATTTGAGGTATTTGAGCCTTTTGGGAAATGTTGCTTGCCCAAACCAGCTATCCAGTATTGAAAAGGATGAGGTAGACTATCAGCGATATAG atattatgTGCTTCATCACTTACCTCAACTCCAGTTTCTCGACTCCCGACCTGTGAGTCAGCAAGAAAGACAAGAGGCAGCGCAAAGGGGACAGTTCATGAAAGTCGTCAGACCCCTT GATCAAAAATACGTGGAAGAAGTGACAACAGACGGTATACTCTACACTCCGCTACCCTCTGGAAGAAGAGAAGCAGAAGATCACCAAG GTGTTTACGGGAAATGTGTGTACAGGTATGCCGGTGCTCACTCTGAGGGGAATCGGTTTATTCAGAACAACGACCTTTGA
- the LOC109042925 gene encoding leucine-rich melanocyte differentiation-associated protein isoform X2, whose translation MSYDNDINPEFFSSGVVNYNKNRLSYVGQDVHKIPSVLSKLYGSRVHELDLSYNCLTSLSQLEHFPHLTELILDNNQLGDSITFPYMNFLHTLSLNKNNITDLESFLRKVELNLPNLRYLSLLGNVACPNQLSSIEKDEVDYQRYRYYVLHHLPQLQFLDSRPVSQQERQEAAQRGQFMKVVRPLDQKYVEEVTTDGILYTPLPSGRREAEDHQGVYGKCVYRYAGAHSEGNRFIQNNDL comes from the exons ATGAGTTATGACAATGATATTAACCCTGAATTTTTCTCCTCCGGTGTTGTCAATTACAATAAGAATAGG CTGAGTTATGTTGGTCAAGATGTCCACAAGATTCCATCTGTTTTATCAAAACTTTATGGGTCCAGAGTTCACGAGTTGGATCTCAGCTACAATTGTCTGACTTCTCTGAGCCAACTTGAGCATTTTCCTCATTTGACTGAACTCATCCTTGATAATAATCAGCTTGGTGATAGCATCACTTTCCCCTACATGAACTTCCTCCATACACTATCTCTCAACAAAAACAAT ATTACAGACCTAGAATCATTCCTGCGGAAAGTTGAACTTAATTTGCCGAATTTGAGGTATTTGAGCCTTTTGGGAAATGTTGCTTGCCCAAACCAGCTATCCAGTATTGAAAAGGATGAGGTAGACTATCAGCGATATAG atattatgTGCTTCATCACTTACCTCAACTCCAGTTTCTCGACTCCCGACCTGTGAGTCAGCAAGAAAGACAAGAGGCAGCGCAAAGGGGACAGTTCATGAAAGTCGTCAGACCCCTT GATCAAAAATACGTGGAAGAAGTGACAACAGACGGTATACTCTACACTCCGCTACCCTCTGGAAGAAGAGAAGCAGAAGATCACCAAG GTGTTTACGGGAAATGTGTGTACAGGTATGCCGGTGCTCACTCTGAGGGGAATCGGTTTATTCAGAACAACGACCTTTGA